One genomic segment of Cerasicoccus sp. TK19100 includes these proteins:
- a CDS encoding DUF3142 domain-containing protein: MPPLALVFLSFFILLATTTITANPQPSSAYIWQRDWKPSVRQAIEDNQHQVDGFTVLAAEITPSSAGAKVDRVAYDAHALVASQKPITLAIRVGQYPGPFTSEANVTQTLLRVTQDTLESARARGIEPAAVEIDFDCATSKLAGYESWLRQLRPVLGETPLSITTLPTWMSAPSAFQSLVNATDHYVLQVHSIQRPTLHRKATKLCDAEQSLRWAQQASAFGRSFSIALPTYGYQLVYDASGALVEVNAEDATAARAPQYTYQEVRANPVEMASLVRAMQGTPPNHCQGIIWYRLPVGDERLNWDQATWHTVMQGAVAPAQWQVQAIPQADGLTEIQLSHRSSASSEPPARIELHWKDAEAITWDGQRNFTVSQPSANSLTWSRPPTCPTLAQGERWTLGWVRFDHAPTVQFSIIQ; this comes from the coding sequence ATGCCACCGTTAGCCCTAGTCTTTTTATCCTTTTTCATATTATTAGCCACTACAACGATCACGGCAAATCCCCAGCCCTCCAGCGCCTACATTTGGCAACGCGATTGGAAGCCCAGCGTCCGCCAAGCCATCGAGGATAATCAGCATCAAGTCGATGGCTTTACCGTGCTTGCGGCGGAAATTACGCCAAGCTCTGCGGGTGCCAAAGTGGATCGTGTTGCCTACGACGCCCACGCCCTAGTGGCCTCGCAAAAGCCGATCACATTGGCGATCCGTGTCGGTCAATACCCGGGGCCATTCACGTCGGAAGCGAACGTCACTCAGACCTTGCTCCGCGTCACGCAAGACACGCTGGAATCGGCCCGTGCACGGGGTATCGAGCCCGCGGCGGTCGAGATCGATTTCGACTGCGCAACGAGCAAGCTGGCCGGCTACGAAAGCTGGCTCCGGCAGCTCCGGCCCGTGCTCGGGGAGACGCCCCTCTCCATCACCACGCTACCCACGTGGATGTCCGCACCTTCGGCCTTTCAATCACTGGTCAACGCAACCGACCATTACGTGTTGCAAGTCCACAGTATTCAGCGCCCTACTTTGCATCGCAAAGCAACGAAACTTTGCGATGCAGAGCAATCTCTGCGTTGGGCCCAGCAAGCCAGTGCCTTTGGCCGCTCGTTTTCCATCGCACTGCCGACCTACGGCTACCAGCTCGTTTACGACGCCTCAGGTGCCTTGGTAGAAGTCAATGCTGAGGACGCCACTGCGGCGCGTGCCCCGCAGTACACCTACCAGGAAGTGCGCGCTAACCCCGTGGAGATGGCGAGCCTTGTTCGCGCAATGCAAGGCACGCCACCCAATCATTGTCAGGGCATTATTTGGTATCGCCTTCCGGTAGGCGACGAACGCCTCAACTGGGACCAAGCGACCTGGCACACGGTCATGCAGGGGGCTGTCGCGCCCGCACAGTGGCAAGTGCAGGCCATCCCACAGGCAGATGGTCTTACGGAGATCCAGCTATCGCACCGCTCCAGTGCCTCCAGCGAACCACCCGCCCGCATAGAGTTGCATTGGAAAGACGCCGAAGCCATCACCTGGGACGGGCAGCGCAATTTCACGGTCAGCCAACCATCAGCTAACTCGCTCACCTGGAGCCGCCCGCCGACCTGCCCAACGCTGGCCCAGGGCGAACGCTGGACACTCGGCTGGGTCCGGTTTGATCACGCACCAACCGTTCAATTTTCCATCATTCAATGA
- the trxA gene encoding thioredoxin — MSALTLVTKETYEAEVVNESKLVIVDFFSPFCMPCKQMEPVLEEIADELAANVKIVKVDASAEPDLAAQFGIRGAPTFVALRGGEKLDMLIGAKPKEAMMEWIDSADL, encoded by the coding sequence ATGAGCGCACTTACCTTAGTTACCAAAGAAACGTATGAAGCCGAAGTCGTGAACGAGTCCAAGCTCGTCATTGTGGACTTTTTCTCGCCCTTTTGCATGCCTTGTAAACAGATGGAGCCCGTGCTGGAAGAGATCGCCGACGAGCTCGCGGCGAATGTAAAGATCGTCAAGGTCGACGCCTCGGCTGAGCCCGATTTGGCGGCTCAGTTTGGTATCCGCGGTGCCCCGACCTTCGTCGCTTTGCGCGGTGGCGAGAAGCTGGACATGCTCATCGGTGCCAAGCCTAAAGAGGCGATGATGGAGTGGATCGATTCCGCTGACCTTTAG
- a CDS encoding ABC transporter permease translates to MNRGFSLTVYGISVAFFGCFLIWPILQILQGGFFVNGEFTLAFFGEVFSNPIYLEGLLNAFAMGVFSTILALLLALPLAFVADRYEFRGKAICLGAALLPIMLPPFVGAIGIQQILGRHGVFNVVLAKLGLLDPSMPIDWLADGRFWGIVVLNALSLYPILYLNAAASLANIDPAMEEAAENLGCRGWKKFCKITLPLMRPGLFAGCTIVFIWAFTELGVPLIFNYPRVTSVQIFDGLKEVGDNPFPYALVTVMLVFSVAFYLIGKGLFGRNNFTMMAKASHASGAKRPGALGQVLCLSLFAGVSFLALLPHLAVILISFSSDWYDTILPTGWTLHNYDLALSNGLTVPAIRNSLFYAGLATLVNASFGLAIAYVVVRSKLPGRGVLDTLSMLPLAVPGLVMAFGYFTMAQEGKFFGFLNPIENPTWLLIIAYAVRKLPFMVRSAVAGLQQTSETYEEAAQNLGCPPVKAAFKVTLPLITANLLAGAILAFSQSMLEVSDSLILAVKQEYYPITKAMFELMSLLGDGPYLACALGVWAMCFLAVTIIGANILLGKKMGAIFRV, encoded by the coding sequence ATGAACCGCGGATTCTCGCTGACAGTTTACGGCATCAGCGTCGCCTTTTTCGGCTGCTTTCTGATCTGGCCCATTCTGCAGATTTTGCAGGGCGGGTTCTTCGTCAATGGCGAGTTTACGCTGGCGTTCTTTGGCGAGGTGTTCTCCAACCCGATTTATCTGGAAGGCCTCCTAAACGCCTTTGCGATGGGCGTCTTTTCCACGATTCTCGCGCTGCTGCTCGCGCTGCCGTTAGCCTTCGTGGCCGACCGCTATGAGTTTCGTGGGAAGGCAATCTGCCTCGGTGCCGCGCTGCTGCCGATCATGCTGCCGCCGTTCGTCGGAGCGATTGGCATTCAGCAAATCCTTGGCCGCCACGGCGTGTTTAATGTCGTGCTCGCCAAGCTCGGGCTGCTCGATCCCAGCATGCCGATTGACTGGCTGGCCGACGGCCGGTTCTGGGGCATCGTGGTGCTCAACGCGCTCAGCCTCTACCCGATCCTTTACCTGAACGCCGCCGCATCGCTGGCCAACATCGACCCAGCCATGGAAGAAGCCGCGGAAAACCTCGGCTGCCGCGGCTGGAAAAAGTTCTGTAAGATCACCCTGCCCCTCATGCGCCCGGGGCTGTTCGCCGGCTGCACGATCGTCTTCATCTGGGCCTTCACCGAGCTGGGCGTGCCTTTGATTTTCAATTACCCGCGCGTGACCTCGGTGCAAATTTTCGACGGCCTAAAAGAAGTCGGCGACAACCCATTCCCCTACGCTTTGGTCACGGTGATGCTCGTTTTTTCGGTCGCGTTCTACCTGATTGGCAAAGGGCTCTTCGGTCGCAATAACTTCACGATGATGGCCAAGGCCAGCCATGCCAGCGGTGCCAAGCGCCCTGGCGCACTGGGCCAAGTGCTCTGCCTCTCGCTCTTTGCCGGGGTCAGCTTTCTCGCGCTCCTGCCGCACCTCGCGGTGATCCTTATTTCGTTTTCGAGCGACTGGTATGACACCATTTTGCCAACGGGCTGGACGCTCCACAATTACGACCTCGCTCTGAGCAACGGCCTGACGGTGCCCGCGATTCGCAACAGCCTCTTTTACGCCGGGCTAGCCACGCTGGTCAACGCGTCCTTCGGCCTGGCCATTGCCTACGTCGTCGTGCGCTCCAAGCTGCCGGGCCGCGGCGTGCTTGACACCCTTTCCATGCTGCCGCTGGCGGTGCCCGGCCTGGTGATGGCCTTTGGTTATTTCACCATGGCGCAGGAGGGCAAATTCTTCGGCTTCCTCAACCCGATTGAAAACCCGACCTGGCTGCTGATCATTGCCTACGCCGTGCGCAAATTACCGTTCATGGTCCGCAGCGCCGTCGCTGGGCTCCAGCAAACCTCAGAGACTTACGAAGAGGCTGCACAGAACCTCGGCTGCCCACCGGTTAAGGCCGCATTCAAAGTGACGCTGCCGCTGATCACCGCTAACTTGCTCGCGGGCGCGATCCTTGCTTTTTCGCAGTCGATGCTGGAGGTTAGCGACTCGCTGATCCTCGCTGTAAAGCAGGAGTATTACCCGATTACGAAAGCGATGTTTGAGCTAATGAGCCTTCTCGGCGACGGCCCCTACCTCGCCTGCGCGCTCGGCGTCTGGGCCATGTGCTTCCTGGCAGTGACGATCATCGGTGCCAACATACTCCTCGGCAAAAAGATGGGCGCAATCTTCCGCGTATAG